One region of Armatimonadota bacterium genomic DNA includes:
- a CDS encoding WecB/TagA/CpsF family glycosyltransferase, producing MTGIRRVTILGVGIDDVNTDEALAIMEGFISSRKPHMVVTADSSGIVMSRYDPELRAIINSADLVTPDSYGILWAARRQGTPLRERVSGIDIVNLLCKRAAEKGYSIFLLGAAPGVSEAAAENLKRECPGLVVAGTHHGFFREEESPKIAEYIKSCQPDILFVALGIPRQEKWIARHMHQLGVPLSMGVGGSFDVISGRVRRAPKWMQEHGLEWAFRLANNPRKIGKVLTLPRFVTMVLFSPKVQESE from the coding sequence ATGACCGGAATTAGGCGTGTAACCATTCTGGGTGTGGGGATAGACGACGTAAATACGGATGAAGCCCTAGCTATCATGGAAGGGTTTATCTCAAGCCGAAAGCCCCACATGGTTGTAACCGCCGACTCATCGGGCATAGTAATGTCCAGGTATGACCCTGAGCTTCGGGCAATAATTAATTCCGCAGATCTCGTTACGCCTGACAGCTATGGAATACTTTGGGCTGCGCGGCGACAAGGTACACCGCTTCGGGAACGCGTTTCTGGCATTGACATTGTGAACCTGCTTTGCAAACGGGCGGCTGAGAAGGGCTACTCCATTTTCCTACTTGGGGCTGCTCCGGGTGTGTCGGAAGCCGCCGCTGAAAATCTCAAACGAGAATGCCCGGGATTAGTCGTCGCGGGCACTCATCACGGTTTCTTTCGCGAGGAAGAATCGCCAAAAATTGCTGAATATATTAAATCATGTCAGCCAGATATCCTATTCGTAGCCCTTGGAATCCCTCGTCAGGAGAAGTGGATTGCCCGCCATATGCACCAACTTGGAGTGCCACTTTCAATGGGTGTGGGGGGTAGCTTTGATGTCATTTCAGGGCGAGTAAGGCGTGCGCCAAAATGGATGCAGGAGCACGGATTGGAGTGGGCATTCCGCCTTGCAAATAATCCTAGAAAAATTGGCAAGGTTCTAACCCTTCCGCGCTTCGTTACAATGGTGCTCTTTTCGCCAAAAGTTCAGGAGAGCGAGTAA
- the ahcY gene encoding adenosylhomocysteinase: protein MVKHDVKDLSLAPKGKLRIEWAEQFMPVLRLIRARFEKEKPLEGITLVACLHITTETANLARTLKAGGARLALCASNPLSTQDDCAASLVVDYEIPTFAIKGEDRETYYRHIQSALDFGPNITMDDGADTVSVIHSERTELQENIIGGTEETTTGVIRLRAMERDGVLRYPIIAVNDANTKHLFDNRYGTGQSTIDGILRATNILYAGSVFVVAGYGWCGRGVAMRASGMGARVVVTEVNPLRALEAVMDGYEVMPIAEAAKIGDIFCTLTGDIHVIREEHFLSMKDGAIVANSGHFNVELDLDALARIATARRKIRDFVEEFRLPNGKRIFVLGEGRLINLAAAEGHPAVVMDMSFANQALSVEYLVKHAKELERKVYPVPQEIDMEVARLKLDAMGVKIDVLTPEQEKYLTSWEEGT from the coding sequence ATGGTCAAGCATGATGTAAAAGATCTAAGTCTCGCGCCAAAGGGTAAGCTGCGAATCGAATGGGCTGAGCAATTTATGCCCGTCCTTAGACTAATTAGGGCAAGGTTTGAAAAAGAAAAGCCACTCGAGGGCATTACTCTCGTTGCGTGCCTTCATATCACTACCGAGACGGCGAATCTTGCCCGAACGCTCAAAGCAGGTGGTGCGAGACTCGCCCTCTGTGCTTCAAATCCGCTTTCCACTCAGGATGATTGTGCGGCATCATTAGTTGTGGATTATGAAATTCCTACGTTTGCGATAAAAGGCGAGGATAGAGAGACATACTACCGCCATATTCAATCGGCGCTCGACTTTGGGCCAAACATAACGATGGATGATGGCGCAGACACAGTTTCTGTAATCCACTCCGAAAGGACCGAATTGCAAGAAAATATCATCGGTGGCACAGAAGAGACGACAACAGGCGTTATTCGGCTAAGGGCGATGGAGCGCGATGGTGTTCTTCGCTACCCGATAATTGCTGTAAATGATGCAAATACGAAGCATCTTTTTGACAACCGGTATGGCACTGGCCAAAGTACAATCGACGGCATCCTGCGCGCGACAAACATTCTCTACGCAGGTTCGGTCTTCGTCGTTGCAGGTTATGGCTGGTGCGGACGAGGAGTAGCAATGCGGGCGAGCGGAATGGGAGCCCGAGTAGTCGTTACTGAGGTCAATCCTCTTCGAGCGCTTGAGGCTGTCATGGATGGTTACGAGGTCATGCCGATTGCAGAAGCAGCCAAAATTGGAGATATCTTTTGCACACTTACCGGAGATATCCATGTCATTCGTGAAGAACACTTCCTTTCTATGAAAGACGGTGCCATCGTCGCCAATTCCGGCCACTTCAACGTTGAGCTCGACCTTGATGCACTTGCGCGGATTGCGACGGCTCGGCGAAAGATACGTGACTTCGTCGAGGAGTTCAGGCTTCCAAATGGGAAGCGCATTTTTGTGCTAGGCGAGGGCCGCCTCATTAACTTAGCCGCAGCCGAAGGACATCCAGCGGTTGTTATGGACATGAGCTTTGCAAATCAGGCGCTTTCCGTTGAATATCTAGTTAAACATGCCAAAGAACTCGAACGGAAGGTATATCCCGTGCCGCAGGAGATTGATATGGAGGTTGCCCGCCTAAAGCTCGATGCGATGGGAGTAAAAATTGACGTACTGACTCCTGAACAGGAGAAATATTTAACCTCATGGGAGGAGGGCACATAA
- a CDS encoding NDP-sugar synthase has protein sequence MKAMILAAGVGSRLDPLTRNVPKPMVPIMNKPVMEHIVELLARHGFRNIMVNLHYLGDQIESYFGDGSRWGVKIHYSHEDRLWGDAGSVKRCENFFDSTFVVIGGDDLADIDLSRLVNLHKEKKAICTIALSIVDDPSEYGIALCDERGRITRFIEKPKGEVIFSNLANTGIYVFEPEIFELIPKDTFFGFGNNVFPLLLEQKRRFYGCITSGYWRDVGNLKQYQETHNDALRGRVKIQFPLPEVRKYVWMGTNTQIDPTAEIGYPVVIGNNCVIERNARVLENSVLGDNCVVEQEAAVKESILWEGARVMQNTILERCVVGKGCQVKSNAAVFDGVIVDPNRH, from the coding sequence ATGAAGGCGATGATTCTAGCAGCAGGAGTAGGTTCAAGGTTGGACCCCCTGACGCGCAATGTGCCAAAACCCATGGTGCCAATTATGAACAAGCCCGTCATGGAGCATATTGTCGAGTTGCTTGCTAGGCATGGGTTTAGGAACATAATGGTGAATCTGCATTACCTAGGTGATCAAATAGAAAGTTACTTTGGTGACGGCTCAAGATGGGGAGTGAAAATCCATTACTCCCATGAAGACCGCCTTTGGGGCGATGCCGGGAGTGTAAAACGCTGTGAAAACTTTTTCGACAGCACCTTCGTCGTTATAGGTGGCGATGACCTTGCTGATATAGACCTTAGCCGCTTAGTAAACTTGCACAAAGAGAAAAAAGCGATTTGCACTATTGCTCTATCGATTGTAGACGACCCATCCGAGTACGGTATAGCTCTGTGTGATGAACGAGGTAGAATCACAAGGTTTATTGAGAAACCCAAGGGCGAGGTAATCTTCAGCAATTTGGCGAATACTGGCATATACGTCTTTGAGCCCGAGATATTCGAACTTATCCCCAAGGACACGTTTTTTGGCTTTGGTAACAATGTGTTTCCGCTACTTCTTGAGCAAAAGCGGCGATTCTATGGATGCATTACCTCTGGATACTGGCGTGATGTTGGTAATCTGAAACAGTACCAGGAAACCCATAATGACGCCCTGCGTGGCCGAGTAAAAATACAATTCCCCCTGCCGGAGGTTCGGAAGTACGTATGGATGGGCACAAATACGCAAATAGACCCAACCGCAGAGATTGGCTATCCGGTTGTTATCGGCAATAATTGCGTAATTGAGCGAAACGCAAGGGTGTTAGAAAACTCGGTGCTTGGTGATAATTGTGTTGTGGAACAGGAAGCTGCCGTGAAGGAAAGCATTTTGTGGGAGGGGGCTCGAGTAATGCAGAATACGATACTCGAGCGCTGTGTTGTTGGCAAGGGCTGCCAAGTAAAATCGAATGCCGCTGTGTTCGATGGGGTGATTGTTGATCCGAACAGACACTGA
- a CDS encoding DegT/DnrJ/EryC1/StrS family aminotransferase, producing MYVPMADLRAQYQSIRSDIDKAVQTVMENGRYILGENVAALEKEIAEYCGSAYGIGVASGTDALALSLKALGVKAGDEVITTPFTFVATVEVIALLGARPIFVDIDPKTFNISPTLLEDKITPKTKVIMPVHLYGQAADMTSILEVARRHNVHVVCDGAQAIGAEHKGKPIGCYGDMVTLSFFPTKNLGAAGDGGMVLTNNQELAEKVKYLRFHGSGGTYSYKHIGYCSRLDELQASILRAKLPYLDGWNERRRNNAAIYNELFADACISIPIEQPGNKHVYHQYTIRTTQRDELRSYLKSAGIETGIYYPTPLHYEEAYRYLGYKEGDFPEAEKAAREVLSLPVFPELTEQQLAHVAATIRTFFE from the coding sequence TTGTATGTGCCGATGGCTGATTTAAGGGCTCAGTATCAGTCAATTAGGTCTGATATAGACAAGGCAGTTCAGACTGTAATGGAAAATGGCCGGTATATACTTGGCGAAAACGTCGCAGCTTTGGAGAAAGAAATAGCCGAGTACTGCGGCTCAGCGTATGGAATCGGCGTCGCATCGGGGACGGATGCTCTAGCGCTATCGCTTAAAGCGCTTGGAGTAAAAGCTGGGGATGAGGTAATCACTACGCCGTTTACCTTCGTGGCGACTGTTGAGGTAATAGCTCTATTAGGCGCCCGCCCGATATTTGTTGATATCGACCCAAAAACCTTTAATATCTCCCCAACATTGCTTGAAGATAAAATCACCCCAAAAACGAAAGTAATAATGCCTGTCCACTTATATGGTCAAGCGGCGGATATGACCTCTATACTCGAGGTTGCTAGGCGCCATAACGTTCATGTGGTATGCGACGGCGCCCAAGCCATCGGCGCAGAACATAAAGGGAAGCCAATCGGGTGCTATGGTGATATGGTAACGCTAAGCTTTTTCCCAACTAAGAATCTTGGCGCAGCAGGCGATGGTGGAATGGTGCTCACAAATAATCAAGAGTTGGCGGAAAAAGTCAAATATCTGCGGTTTCATGGAAGCGGCGGGACCTACTCTTACAAGCACATTGGCTACTGCAGTCGGCTAGATGAGCTCCAAGCCTCGATACTCAGAGCCAAGCTTCCCTATCTAGATGGGTGGAATGAGAGGCGTCGGAATAACGCAGCAATATACAACGAACTTTTCGCAGATGCTTGTATTAGCATTCCTATAGAACAGCCAGGTAACAAGCACGTTTATCATCAATATACAATAAGAACAACCCAGCGCGATGAACTTAGAAGCTATTTAAAATCAGCAGGTATTGAAACTGGGATATACTACCCTACTCCTTTGCACTACGAGGAGGCATATCGTTATTTGGGATACAAGGAAGGCGACTTTCCCGAGGCTGAGAAAGCTGCACGTGAAGTGCTTTCTTTGCCGGTGTTTCCCGAACTTACAGAGCAACAACTTGCCCATGTGGCAGCTACTATTCGTACTTTCTTTGAGTGA
- a CDS encoding sugar phosphate nucleotidyltransferase, producing the protein MPTNNSLITKAVIPAAGHGTRLRPLTNIIPKVLLPLGTKPTVQHIVEELQAVGVEDIIFVVSPTGGSIREYFDRADCKGKVRISYAVQETQKGLADAILQAEELVGKEDFIVALGDTVVISPYDDFPVRRLISAYQSNPAFAAILVEKVPITTAPKYGMVKPVGEIAESFEISDVIEKPPVEESPSDYAIGGRYIFGPEIFDWIRRTRPGALGEIQITDAVRLGISAGKRVWCVPTRKDEYRYDIGDFEVYCEAFIKTCMADPHLSTIVERVAKGDS; encoded by the coding sequence ATGCCTACCAATAATTCCCTAATAACAAAAGCTGTAATTCCTGCTGCTGGGCATGGCACTAGACTGAGACCGCTTACCAATATCATTCCAAAGGTGCTATTGCCGCTTGGAACCAAGCCGACTGTCCAGCATATAGTAGAGGAGTTGCAGGCGGTGGGCGTAGAAGATATTATATTTGTAGTTTCTCCAACCGGAGGAAGTATAAGGGAATATTTCGACAGGGCGGATTGTAAGGGCAAAGTTCGTATTTCGTATGCTGTTCAGGAAACCCAAAAAGGCCTTGCCGATGCAATTTTGCAAGCGGAAGAGTTAGTAGGCAAAGAGGATTTTATCGTAGCATTGGGGGATACAGTTGTAATCTCCCCATACGATGATTTCCCAGTAAGGAGATTGATATCGGCTTACCAATCAAACCCGGCGTTCGCAGCCATTCTTGTTGAGAAGGTGCCGATTACCACTGCACCAAAATATGGCATGGTTAAGCCCGTGGGCGAAATTGCTGAGTCGTTTGAAATATCGGATGTAATAGAAAAGCCGCCGGTCGAAGAATCACCAAGTGATTATGCAATCGGTGGGAGATATATCTTCGGACCAGAGATATTTGACTGGATAAGGCGGACGCGCCCAGGGGCATTGGGCGAGATTCAGATTACCGATGCGGTAAGGCTGGGAATTTCCGCTGGAAAGCGGGTTTGGTGCGTGCCGACTCGAAAAGACGAATACCGGTATGACATTGGAGACTTTGAAGTCTACTGTGAAGCATTTATTAAAACATGTATGGCTGATCCTCATCTTTCAACAATAGTAGAGAGGGTCGCGAAGGGGGACTCCTAA